Proteins from one Chroococcidiopsis sp. CCMEE 29 genomic window:
- a CDS encoding M1 family metallopeptidase, which produces MPQSYFDVENSRHRSFELPGAKPHYNPDRPGQVEHIFLDLNLDIPNQSYNGTCTIQLKPIRNGIDRLILDAVNLNIQSVQVDNVQQTFDYDGSQLQIQLSTPTQIGKSIQMAIAYSIEKPQRGIYFIAPDKHYPNKPTQVWTQGEDEDSRFWFPCFDYPGQLATSEIRVRVPKPLIAISNGRLIHTEEDGDYKIYHWSQEQVHPSYLMTLAVGDFAEIQDEWNGKPVTYYVEKGREEDARRSMGKTPRMIEFFSDKYGYPYAFPKYAQVCVDDFIFGGMENTSTTLLTDRCLLDERAALDNRMTESLVAHELAHQWFGDLVVIKHWSHAWIKEGMASYSEVMWTEQEYGAEDAAYYRLLEARNYINEDSSRYRRPIVTHVYREAIELYDRHLYEKGSCVYHMIRAELGDELFWQAIHTFVQDNAHKTVETVDLLRAIEKATGRNFLFLFDQYVYRGGHPDFKVTYSWDGDSQLAKVTVTQTQAKEGNNGSSELFDLKIPINFGYTQKQAGETGGAGEAGGELTPHFKTFTVRVNEREQSFYFPLEEKPQFVSFDAGNNFLKTVFLEYPLPELKAQLEFDPDPISRIYAAEALAKKGGLEAVKALSTALKRDRFWGVRVEVAKQLAEIKLDQAFDQLLPGLQDENALVRRAVVESLANIKIHDTYKALKPLVENGDASYYVEAAATKAIGGIAAASLDEKPKEEKVLKLLKTVLEKRAGWNEVVRSGAIAGLSQLKTSEAALELILEYTRLGEPQALRLSAIRALGTISTGQTPVNLERILDRLAELARETFFLTQVAVVIALGQMETPKAIGILRSLADQTPDGRVRRMAEEAISKVQKSSGTDQAVKQVREELEQLKKANQELKSRLEDLEAKSSVKG; this is translated from the coding sequence ATGCCGCAGTCTTATTTTGATGTAGAAAATAGCCGCCATAGATCCTTTGAATTACCAGGGGCAAAACCCCACTACAACCCCGATCGCCCTGGACAGGTTGAGCATATTTTCCTAGACCTCAACTTAGATATTCCTAACCAGAGTTATAACGGCACTTGCACTATCCAGCTAAAACCAATCCGCAATGGCATTGATCGATTGATATTGGATGCGGTTAACCTGAATATCCAATCTGTGCAAGTTGACAACGTGCAGCAAACGTTTGATTACGACGGTTCCCAGTTGCAGATTCAACTTTCTACACCCACACAGATTGGCAAGTCGATCCAGATGGCGATCGCTTACTCGATCGAAAAACCTCAACGCGGCATCTACTTTATTGCTCCTGATAAACACTATCCCAACAAACCTACTCAAGTTTGGACTCAAGGAGAAGATGAAGACTCCCGCTTCTGGTTTCCCTGCTTCGACTACCCAGGTCAACTAGCGACTTCAGAAATTCGGGTTAGAGTCCCTAAACCTTTAATCGCTATCTCCAACGGGCGGCTGATTCATACGGAGGAAGATGGCGACTATAAAATTTACCACTGGTCTCAAGAGCAAGTCCATCCCTCCTACTTAATGACCCTGGCGGTAGGAGACTTCGCCGAGATTCAGGATGAGTGGAACGGTAAACCAGTAACTTACTATGTGGAAAAGGGACGAGAGGAAGATGCTCGGCGTAGCATGGGCAAAACGCCCCGCATGATTGAGTTCTTCAGCGACAAGTATGGCTATCCCTACGCCTTTCCCAAATACGCCCAAGTCTGCGTTGATGACTTTATTTTTGGAGGCATGGAAAACACCTCCACCACCCTGTTGACTGACCGTTGTTTACTAGATGAACGAGCGGCGTTGGATAACCGCATGACTGAAAGCTTGGTGGCTCACGAACTAGCACACCAATGGTTTGGGGATTTGGTTGTGATCAAGCATTGGTCTCATGCCTGGATCAAAGAAGGCATGGCTTCTTACTCTGAAGTGATGTGGACAGAACAGGAGTATGGCGCTGAGGATGCAGCTTACTACCGTTTGCTAGAGGCTCGCAACTATATTAACGAGGACAGTAGCCGCTACCGTCGCCCAATTGTTACCCATGTCTACCGGGAAGCGATCGAACTGTATGACCGTCACCTCTACGAAAAAGGCTCCTGTGTTTACCACATGATCCGAGCCGAGTTGGGAGACGAGTTGTTTTGGCAGGCAATTCACACCTTCGTTCAAGACAATGCCCATAAAACCGTAGAAACCGTCGATTTATTAAGAGCAATTGAAAAGGCAACTGGGCGTAATTTCCTATTTCTATTTGACCAGTACGTTTATCGCGGCGGTCATCCTGATTTCAAAGTTACTTACTCTTGGGATGGAGATAGTCAGCTGGCTAAGGTTACAGTTACTCAAACCCAAGCCAAAGAAGGCAATAACGGCAGCAGTGAACTGTTTGACCTCAAAATTCCCATTAATTTTGGTTATACCCAGAAGCAAGCAGGGGAGACAGGGGGAGCAGGGGAAGCAGGAGGAGAACTTACTCCTCACTTTAAAACCTTTACTGTAAGGGTTAATGAACGGGAACAAAGTTTTTACTTCCCTCTAGAGGAAAAACCCCAGTTTGTCAGCTTTGATGCTGGAAATAATTTCTTGAAAACGGTTTTTTTGGAATATCCACTGCCAGAACTAAAAGCGCAACTAGAATTTGATCCTGACCCAATTTCTCGCATTTATGCAGCTGAGGCTTTAGCGAAAAAAGGTGGATTAGAGGCAGTGAAGGCGCTTTCAACTGCTTTGAAGCGCGATCGCTTTTGGGGAGTTCGGGTAGAAGTGGCAAAACAACTGGCAGAAATTAAGCTCGATCAGGCATTTGATCAGTTATTGCCTGGGTTGCAAGATGAAAACGCCTTGGTACGCCGAGCTGTGGTTGAATCCCTTGCCAATATTAAGATACATGACACCTATAAGGCTCTGAAACCGTTGGTGGAGAATGGCGATGCCAGCTACTATGTTGAGGCAGCAGCCACTAAAGCGATCGGGGGAATTGCAGCGGCAAGCCTAGATGAGAAGCCTAAAGAAGAGAAGGTGTTGAAGCTGCTCAAAACTGTTTTAGAGAAAAGGGCTGGTTGGAATGAGGTGGTGCGCTCAGGTGCGATCGCTGGTTTAAGTCAGCTGAAAACCTCGGAAGCTGCACTAGAACTAATTCTGGAATACACCAGACTAGGTGAACCGCAAGCACTGCGCTTATCAGCAATTCGGGCACTGGGAACTATCTCTACTGGTCAAACCCCGGTCAATTTGGAACGGATTTTGGACCGATTAGCAGAACTTGCTAGGGAAACTTTCTTCTTAACTCAAGTCGCGGTAGTGATTGCACTGGGACAAATGGAAACTCCTAAAGCAATCGGTATTCTGCGCTCTTTAGCTGACCAAACACCAGATGGTCGCGTGCGTCGCATGGCAGAAGAAGCAATTTCTAAGGTGCAAAAAAGTTCTGGCACTGACCAAGCGGTCAAACAGGTACGGGAAGAACTTGAACAGCTCAAAAAAGCGAATCAGGAACTCAAAAGCCGCCTAGAGGATCTGGAAGCTAAGTCTTCGGTCAAAGGTTGA
- the mscL gene encoding large conductance mechanosensitive channel protein MscL codes for MAVGRSRRAATGFIRDFQEFALKGNVIDLAIAVVIGAAFGRIVTAFTEDIIMPLLNPLLAVTGKEWREWTIPPGVRIGDFLGTVLDFLIVALALYLAIRAIARFKRKEEMAPPAPTEKECPYCLEKVPLAATRCRACTSELKPEAPVV; via the coding sequence ATGGCTGTAGGACGTAGTAGAAGGGCGGCAACTGGATTTATCCGAGATTTTCAGGAATTTGCCCTGAAGGGAAATGTGATAGATCTAGCGATCGCTGTGGTCATTGGGGCAGCATTTGGTAGGATTGTCACTGCTTTTACAGAGGACATCATCATGCCGTTGCTGAATCCTCTGCTGGCAGTAACAGGAAAAGAGTGGCGGGAGTGGACTATTCCGCCTGGGGTTAGAATCGGCGATTTTTTAGGTACTGTCCTTGATTTTTTGATTGTTGCTTTGGCTTTGTATTTAGCAATTCGGGCGATCGCCAGATTCAAACGCAAAGAAGAAATGGCTCCACCAGCACCCACAGAAAAAGAGTGTCCTTACTGTTTGGAAAAAGTGCCGCTTGCAGCAACTCGCTGTCGTGCCTGCACTTCAGAATTAAAACCCGAAGCTCCGGTAGTATGA